Proteins from one Ahaetulla prasina isolate Xishuangbanna chromosome 2, ASM2864084v1, whole genome shotgun sequence genomic window:
- the LOC131191104 gene encoding survival of motor neuron protein-like isoform X1, which yields MASREEDDGVLFRRGAGQSDDSDIWDDTALIKAYDKAVASFKNALKNGDCSEPLDKTEQNAGTKRKNNKKNKSRKKNNATTQKQWRVNDVCSAVWSEDGNVYQATITSVNWKKGTCVVVYTGYGNREEQKLSDLLPPMEAEGTNEEKSAAENENETQYSTDESDFSFQSPQSKHNPTKSAQWNSHFPLPPSPSAQGSERAGKKFAGPPPFLSSWSPPFPSGPPLIPPPPLLSSDSPDDDEALGSMLIAWYMSGYHTGYYLGLKQGRVEATLGRHSHLK from the exons ATGGCTTCCCGTGAAGAGGACGACGGGGTCCTGTTCAGACGGGGCGCCGGGCAG AGTGATGATTCTGATATATGGGATGATACAGCACTGATAAAAGCCTACGACAAAGCAGTTGCATCTTTTAAG AATGCCTTAAAGAATGGTGACTGTTCAGAGCCTTTGGACAAAACTGAGCAAAATGctggaacaaaaagaaaaaacaataaaaagaataagagtagaaagaaaaataatgctaCAACACAGAAACAG TGGAGAGTTAATGATGTGTGTAGTGCAGTTTGGTCTGAAGATGGCAATGTATACCAAGCAACTATTACCTCAGTTAACTGGAAGAAAGGAACTTGTGTAGTAGTTTATACTGGATATGGTAATAGGGAAGAGCAGAAGTTGTCAGATCTTTTACCACCGATGGAAGCTGAGGGAACTAATGAAGAGAAAAGTGCTGCTGAG aaTGAAAATGAGACTCAATATTCAACAGATGAAAGTGACTTTTCCTTCCAGTCACCTCAAAGCAAACACAACCCTACAAAATCAGCGCAGTGGAATTCCCACTTTCCTCTTCCACCATCACCTTCAGCACAAGGCTCAGAAAGG GCTGGAAAGAAATTCGCTGGGCCTCCACCTTTCTTATCAAGCTGGTCTCCACCATTTCCATCAGGACCACCG TTGATACCACCTCCTCCACTTCTTAGTTCAGATTCACCTGATGATGATGAAGCTTTAGGAAGTATGTTAATAGCTTGGTATATGAGTGGCTACCACACTGGCTATTACCTG GGTTTAAAGCAGGGCCGAGTGGAAGCTACCTTGGGAAGACACAGTCACTTGAAATAA
- the NAIP gene encoding baculoviral IAP repeat-containing protein 1 isoform X1: protein MAAQETSADISNISELDSTYIEGFFSQANFNFSKLMEEMELEYRQIRKEQQRGFNPTMRSEAKRLKTFLSLPNGCKSSWAPSEMAAAGFYYTGVKTAIQCFCCGLVLLARSLERSPFEEHKKLWSSCKFILGKEVGNISKYDIRVQNPENNSLEVKNKHKEMESRLESFTNWPFYCKEIPPALLANAGFFFTGLKDTVQCFACSGCLGNWEEGDDPWKEHAKWFPECEFLQRKKSRDEIKQYIQSYCRFFGMTGKHFAASTRKCVPSDPEDLEPFLNIYKDEEIRLESFKTWPQDAHADPAILAKVGFFYTGKNDTVQCFYCSGYVKNWEETDDPWEEHVKFFPHCKLSDPERRISSENSKMQPEAESQHEKQTYYNENSNEIETVSSAMTNIALDEHEWLQRKLSEAYNGFSFRKTLSFGDHTRFAVDLKLLYGDLAIVSKDISNQPQQQLSLPEVLESFYSITVIEGEAGSGKTALLRKIAILWASGCCPILNRFKLVFYLSLNSGQRDQSLADLICSQVIGLKGTLTEDSLKNLCQSLTNEVLFLLDEFDKMTGLPCAIEDLIQKNYLNKHCLVIAVRPHQVRGIRQHANTLLSILEFPLSSTLYLLRKLFSYNVRLLEEFFIQLSCEETMRSMLKTPLFVAALASYWAQNPNGNIFTGMVILKAYMLYSLLKYPQEMDRMKAVMSACGELALQGLFKSLFNFSEKDLSEAGVNGEEALYFGLLSKFTAQRLQPLYKFFHLSFQEFLAGQKMSELLASDVQADINKGLEYLQKINTFAKINGRYQYILRYACSEPSKAVPIIISHLLNLLGCKTSPESHSDNDIYLQQTPDLNLKQYKLISIASTLIPEYHHSKFTETVLIFATELAYQSNMVSSCAHMILEFLTGKEVPLYLLKSGSIHKLCLDYPESLFLPSRFEEALAGREESIDMVAAESAFLNLKVPSVEPIYTQAFQLFSNVNQQLKENLDDINSFRTYRCRQIPDSIITPFLGVKSREKIPYLKFVFRHMTSLEAPDIQNLKLLFSFFDNIELNLQNCKGLLENIKTAIEENLKSFKICSLNDTELNELEENLLLSMSSLESLDIKWSASAPVSETLFANLDKYTFLKELSLDLSDCQNIFDTIPEGFKNLHNIEKLILCNIQFKTSSAWLVELIRNFPNLSLFRLQRSTVSDMGALMNAMSSCKKLTEILLNDLNVGDEDLYALTAVLPNFTALKILNLARLYLENKEVSTALALALRSLMNLEELVLPNGEGIRHAAKLIIQQCFHFQNLRKLEFSLYLSAEGLLEIAKVAADGGFQKLEFLCLSANHKITEETWRNFFQTLSNMPDLQNMDCSRLITHQIKCQAATVKSFVQCVSRLPNLRSISMIGWLFDEKDLNMFEIMKEQHPQAKDLNLTWKFILPFAPIINE from the exons ATGGCTGCCCAAGAGACTTCTGCCGATATCAGTAACATTTCAGAGCTGGATTCCACttatattgagggttttttttctcaagcaaattttaattttagcaAACTTATGGAAGAAATGGAGCTAGAATACCGGCAAATTCGCAAGGAACAGCAAAGAGGGTTTAATCCTACAATGAGAAGTGAAGCCAAAAGGTTAAAAACTTTCCTCTCCCTACCTAATGGTTGTAAATCATCTTGGGCACCCTCAGAAATGGCTGCAGCTGGCTTCTATTACACCGGTGTTAAGACTGCAATACAATGTTTTTGCTGTGGATTAGTTTTGCTTGCAAGAAGTCTTGAAAGGTCACCTTTTGAGGAACATAAAAAGCTATGGTCCAGTTGCAAATTTATTTTAGGCAAAGAGGTTGGTAACATCTCTAAGTATGACATTCGAGTACAGAATCCAGAGAACAATTCTTTAGAAGTAAAAAATAAGCACAAAGAAATGGAGTCAAGACTTGAATCCTTCACCAACTGGCCATTTTATTGCAAAGAAATACCGCCTGCTTTACTAGCTAATGCTGGATTTTTCTTTACAG GCCTAAAAGATACAGTTCAGTGTTTTGCCTGCTCTGGATGTCTGGGCAATTGGGAAGAAGGTGATGATCCATGGAAAGAACATGCAAAATGGTTTCCTGA gtGTGAATTTCTTCAAAGGAAGAAGTCCAGAGATGAAATTAAACAGTATATTCAAAGTTATTGCAGATTTTTTGGCATGACg ggaaAGCATTTTGCAGCATCTACCAGGAAATGTGTACCTTCTGACCCAG AGGACCTAGAACCCTTTCTGAACATCTATAAGGATGAAGAGATTCGGCTGGAATCTTTCAAAACGTGGCCACAAGATGCACATGCTGATCCAGCAATTCTGGCTAAAGTAGGTTTCTTCTATACAG GTAAAAATGATACTGTACAGTGTTTTTACTGTAGCGGGTATGTGAAAAACTGGGAAGAAACTGATGATCCTTGGGAAGAACATGTGAAATTTTTCCCTCA tTGTAAGCTATCGGATCCAGAAAGACGGATATCATCAGAAAATAGCAAAATGCAACCAGAGGCTGAGTCACAGCATGAAAAG caaacatATTACAATGAGAATTCGAATGAGATAGAAACTGTCAGCTCAGCCATGACCA ACATTGCTCTGGATGAACATGAATGGCTGCAAAGAAAGCTCTCAGAGGCTTATAATGGTTTCAGTTTCAGGAAAACGCTTTCTTTTGGGGATCACACCCGTTTTGCCGTTGACTTGAAATTGCTTTACGGGGATCTGGCCATTGTCTCCAAAGACATCAGTAACCAACCACAGCAGCAGCTGTCATTGCCTGAGGTCCTGGAGAGCTTTTATTCCATTACAGTAATAGAAGGAGAGGCAGGTAGTGGGAAAACTGCATTGCTTCGGAAAATAGCAATTCTTTGGGCCTCTGGATGTTGTCCCATACTCAACAGATTCAAGTTAGTTTTTTATTTGTCCCTGAATTCTGGGCAACGTGACCAAAGTCTGGCCGACCTTATCTGCAGTCAGGTAATAGGGCTTAAAGGGACCTTGACTGAAGATTCTCTGAAGAACTTATGTCAAAGTTTAACTAACGAGGTCCTGTTCCTTTTGGATGAGTTTGACAAAATGACTGGGCTTCCTTGTGCAATCGAAGATTTGATTCAAAAGAACTATTTGAACAAACACTGCTTGGTTATTGCAGTTCGTCCTCACCAAGTTAGAGGAATTCGCCAACATGCAAACACTCTTCTCAGTATTTTGGAATTCCCATTAAGTAGCACCCTCTATCTGTTAAGAAAACTATTTTCATACAATGTTCGGCTTTTAGAAGAATTTTTTATTCAATTGTCCTGTGAAGAGACCATGCGTTCCATGCTGAAGACTCCCCTTTTTGTTGCAGCCCTTGCCTCGTACTGGGCTCAGAATCCCAATGGCAATATATTCACTGGCATGGTCATTTTAAAAGCCTACATGCTGTACAGCTTGTTGAAATATCCTCAAGAAATGGATCGCATGAAAGCTGTGATGTCTGCTTGTGGGGAATTAGCTTTACAAGGTCTCTTCAAATCCCTCTTTAACTTCAGTGAGAAAGACCTGTCTGAAGCTGGGGTTAATGGGGAGGAAGCTCTCTACTTTGGATTGCTGAGCAAGTTTACTGCCCAAAGGCTCCAGCCACTCTATAAGTTCTTCCACCTTTCCTTCCAAGAATTTCTTGCAGGACAAAAAATGAGTGAGCTGCTGGCTTCAGATGTACAGGCAGATATAAATAAAGGCCTGGAATACTTGCAGAAAATCAACACGTTCGCAAAAATTAATGGGCGCTACCAATATATTTTGAGATATGCTTGCAGTGAACCATCCAAAGCAGTACCCATAATAATATCCCACCTACTGAATTTACTCGGTTGCAAGACGTCACCTGAAAGCCATTCAGATAATGATATTTATCTGCAGCAAACTCCAGACCTTAATTTAAAGCAATATAAGCTTATCAGCATTGCCTCTACTTTGATTCCAGAATATCATCACTCAAAATTCACCGAAACTGTACTGATATTTGCTACTGAGTTAGCTTATCAAAGCAATATGGTTTCCAGTTGTGCACATATGATTTTAGAGTTTCTGACTGGGAAAGAGGTTCCTTTATATTTGTTGAAAAGTGGATCCATCCATAAATTATGTCTGGATTATCCAGAAAGTTTGTTCTTACCAAGTAGATTTGAGGAAGCCCTTGCAGGAAGGGAGGAATCTATTGATATGGTGGCAGCGGAAAGTGCTTTTCTCAACTTGAAGGTTCCATCAGTCGAACCAATATACACTCAAGCTTTTCAACTCTTCAGTAATGTTAACCAGCAACTAAAAGAAAACTTAGATGATATTAATAGTTTTAGGACCTATAGATGCAGACAGATTCCGGATTCCATAATAACTCCATTTCTTGGTGTGAAAAGCCGTGAGAAGATTCCATATCTGAAATTTGTTTTCAGACATATGACTTCCCTTGAAGCTCCTGATATTCAGAATTTAAAATTGCTCTTCTCATTTTTTGATAATATTGAACTCAATTTGCAAAATTGCAAAGGCCTCCTTGAGAATATCAAGACAGCTATTGAAGAGAACTTGAAGTCTTTTAAAATCTGCAGCTTAAATGATACTGAACTGAATGAGCTGGAGGAAAACCTACTTCTCTCAATGTCTTCACTTGAATCCCTTGACATTAAGTGGAGTGCTTCAGCACCAG TTTCAGAAACACTCTTTGCAAATTTGGACAAATACACATTTTTAAAGGAACTCTCATTGGATCTATCTGACTGCCAGAATATATTTGATACCATCCCAGAGGGGTTCAAAAATCTTCATAACATTGAGAAATTGATCCTCTGTAACATTCAGTTTAAAACAAGTTCTGCCTGGCTCG TTGAACTCATACGGAACTttccaaatctctctctcttccgtTTGCAAAGATCAACTGTTTCTGATATGGGAGCTCTTATGAACGCAATGTCTTCCTGCAAGAAGCTCACTGAAATTCTACTCAATGACTTGAATGTTGGAGATGAAGATCTGTATGCCCTTA CTGCTGTTTTGCCAAATTTTACAGCATTAAAGATATTGAATCTCGCAAGATTATATTTGGAAAACAAGGAAGTATCCACAGCACTGG cATTAGCTTTACGTTCGCTTATGAATTTGGAAGAACTTGTTCTACCAAATGGAGAAGGAATAAGACATGCAGCTAAATTGATTATTCAACAATGTTTCCATTTTCAAAATCTTCGTAAGTTGGAGTTTAGTCTATATTTAAGTGCTGAAGGCCTATTGGAAATAG caAAAGTAGCTGCtgatggaggttttcaaaaacttGAATTTCTATGCCTCTCAGCCAACCATAAAATTACTGAAGAGAcctggaggaatttctttcaaacatTATCCAACATGCCAGATTTACAAAATATGGATTGTAGTCGCCTTATTACACATCAAATCAAATGCCAAGCAGCAACCGTGAAGTCTTTTGTCCAATGTGTCTCTCGACTGCCCAACCTCAGGTCAATCAGCATGATTGGCTGGTTGTTCGATGAGAAGGATCTCAATATGTTTGAGATTATGAAAGAACAACATCCCCAAGCAAAGGACTTAAACTTAACttggaaatttatattgccatttGCACCTATTATTAATGAATAA
- the LOC131191104 gene encoding survival of motor neuron protein-like isoform X2 — MASREEDDGVLFRRGAGQNALKNGDCSEPLDKTEQNAGTKRKNNKKNKSRKKNNATTQKQWRVNDVCSAVWSEDGNVYQATITSVNWKKGTCVVVYTGYGNREEQKLSDLLPPMEAEGTNEEKSAAENENETQYSTDESDFSFQSPQSKHNPTKSAQWNSHFPLPPSPSAQGSERAGKKFAGPPPFLSSWSPPFPSGPPLIPPPPLLSSDSPDDDEALGSMLIAWYMSGYHTGYYLGLKQGRVEATLGRHSHLK, encoded by the exons ATGGCTTCCCGTGAAGAGGACGACGGGGTCCTGTTCAGACGGGGCGCCGGGCAG AATGCCTTAAAGAATGGTGACTGTTCAGAGCCTTTGGACAAAACTGAGCAAAATGctggaacaaaaagaaaaaacaataaaaagaataagagtagaaagaaaaataatgctaCAACACAGAAACAG TGGAGAGTTAATGATGTGTGTAGTGCAGTTTGGTCTGAAGATGGCAATGTATACCAAGCAACTATTACCTCAGTTAACTGGAAGAAAGGAACTTGTGTAGTAGTTTATACTGGATATGGTAATAGGGAAGAGCAGAAGTTGTCAGATCTTTTACCACCGATGGAAGCTGAGGGAACTAATGAAGAGAAAAGTGCTGCTGAG aaTGAAAATGAGACTCAATATTCAACAGATGAAAGTGACTTTTCCTTCCAGTCACCTCAAAGCAAACACAACCCTACAAAATCAGCGCAGTGGAATTCCCACTTTCCTCTTCCACCATCACCTTCAGCACAAGGCTCAGAAAGG GCTGGAAAGAAATTCGCTGGGCCTCCACCTTTCTTATCAAGCTGGTCTCCACCATTTCCATCAGGACCACCG TTGATACCACCTCCTCCACTTCTTAGTTCAGATTCACCTGATGATGATGAAGCTTTAGGAAGTATGTTAATAGCTTGGTATATGAGTGGCTACCACACTGGCTATTACCTG GGTTTAAAGCAGGGCCGAGTGGAAGCTACCTTGGGAAGACACAGTCACTTGAAATAA
- the NAIP gene encoding baculoviral IAP repeat-containing protein 1 isoform X2 has translation MAAQETSADISNISELDSTYIEGFFSQANFNFSKLMEEMELEYRQIRKEQQRGFNPTMRSEAKRLKTFLSLPNGCKSSWAPSEMAAAGFYYTGVKTAIQCFCCGLVLLARSLERSPFEEHKKLWSSCKFILGKEVGNISKYDIRVQNPENNSLEVKNKHKEMESRLESFTNWPFYCKEIPPALLANAGFFFTGLKDTVQCFACSGCLGNWEEGDDPWKEHAKWFPECEFLQRKKSRDEIKQYIQSYCRFFGMTGKHFAASTRKCVPSDPEDLEPFLNIYKDEEIRLESFKTWPQDAHADPAILAKVGFFYTGKNDTVQCFYCSGYVKNWEETDDPWEEHVKFFPHCKLSDPERRISSENSKMQPEAESQHEKQTYYNENSNEIETVSSAMTNIALDEHEWLQRKLSEAYNGFSFRKTLSFGDHTRFAVDLKLLYGDLAIVSKDISNQPQQQLSLPEVLESFYSITVIEGEAGSGKTALLRKIAILWASGCCPILNRFKLVFYLSLNSGQRDQSLADLICSQVIGLKGTLTEDSLKNLCQSLTNEVLFLLDEFDKMTGLPCAIEDLIQKNYLNKHCLVIAVRPHQVRGIRQHANTLLSILEFPLSSTLYLLRKLFSYNVRLLEEFFIQLSCEETMRSMLKTPLFVAALASYWAQNPNGNIFTGMVILKAYMLYSLLKYPQEMDRMKAVMSACGELALQGLFKSLFNFSEKDLSEAGVNGEEALYFGLLSKFTAQRLQPLYKFFHLSFQEFLAGQKMSELLASDVQADINKGLEYLQKINTFAKINGRYQYILRYACSEPSKAVPIIISHLLNLLGCKTSPESHSDNDIYLQQTPDLNLKQYKLISIASTLIPEYHHSKFTETVLIFATELAYQSNMVSSCAHMILEFLTGKEVPLYLLKSGSIHKLCLDYPESLFLPSRFEEALAGREESIDMVAAESAFLNLKVPSVEPIYTQAFQLFSNVNQQLKENLDDINSFRTYRCRQIPDSIITPFLGVKSREKIPYLKFVFRHMTSLEAPDIQNLKLLFSFFDNIELNLQNCKGLLENIKTAIEENLKSFKICSLNDTELNELEENLLLSMSSLESLDIKWSASAPVSETLFANLDKYTFLKELSLDLSDCQNIFDTIPEGFKNLHNIEKLILCNIQFKTSSAWLVELIRNFPNLSLFRLQRSTVSDMGALMNAMSSCKKLTEILLNDLNVGDEDLYALTAVLPNFTALKILNLARLYLENKEVSTALALALRSLMNLEELVLPNGEGIRHAAKLIIQQCFHFQNLPKVAADGGFQKLEFLCLSANHKITEETWRNFFQTLSNMPDLQNMDCSRLITHQIKCQAATVKSFVQCVSRLPNLRSISMIGWLFDEKDLNMFEIMKEQHPQAKDLNLTWKFILPFAPIINE, from the exons ATGGCTGCCCAAGAGACTTCTGCCGATATCAGTAACATTTCAGAGCTGGATTCCACttatattgagggttttttttctcaagcaaattttaattttagcaAACTTATGGAAGAAATGGAGCTAGAATACCGGCAAATTCGCAAGGAACAGCAAAGAGGGTTTAATCCTACAATGAGAAGTGAAGCCAAAAGGTTAAAAACTTTCCTCTCCCTACCTAATGGTTGTAAATCATCTTGGGCACCCTCAGAAATGGCTGCAGCTGGCTTCTATTACACCGGTGTTAAGACTGCAATACAATGTTTTTGCTGTGGATTAGTTTTGCTTGCAAGAAGTCTTGAAAGGTCACCTTTTGAGGAACATAAAAAGCTATGGTCCAGTTGCAAATTTATTTTAGGCAAAGAGGTTGGTAACATCTCTAAGTATGACATTCGAGTACAGAATCCAGAGAACAATTCTTTAGAAGTAAAAAATAAGCACAAAGAAATGGAGTCAAGACTTGAATCCTTCACCAACTGGCCATTTTATTGCAAAGAAATACCGCCTGCTTTACTAGCTAATGCTGGATTTTTCTTTACAG GCCTAAAAGATACAGTTCAGTGTTTTGCCTGCTCTGGATGTCTGGGCAATTGGGAAGAAGGTGATGATCCATGGAAAGAACATGCAAAATGGTTTCCTGA gtGTGAATTTCTTCAAAGGAAGAAGTCCAGAGATGAAATTAAACAGTATATTCAAAGTTATTGCAGATTTTTTGGCATGACg ggaaAGCATTTTGCAGCATCTACCAGGAAATGTGTACCTTCTGACCCAG AGGACCTAGAACCCTTTCTGAACATCTATAAGGATGAAGAGATTCGGCTGGAATCTTTCAAAACGTGGCCACAAGATGCACATGCTGATCCAGCAATTCTGGCTAAAGTAGGTTTCTTCTATACAG GTAAAAATGATACTGTACAGTGTTTTTACTGTAGCGGGTATGTGAAAAACTGGGAAGAAACTGATGATCCTTGGGAAGAACATGTGAAATTTTTCCCTCA tTGTAAGCTATCGGATCCAGAAAGACGGATATCATCAGAAAATAGCAAAATGCAACCAGAGGCTGAGTCACAGCATGAAAAG caaacatATTACAATGAGAATTCGAATGAGATAGAAACTGTCAGCTCAGCCATGACCA ACATTGCTCTGGATGAACATGAATGGCTGCAAAGAAAGCTCTCAGAGGCTTATAATGGTTTCAGTTTCAGGAAAACGCTTTCTTTTGGGGATCACACCCGTTTTGCCGTTGACTTGAAATTGCTTTACGGGGATCTGGCCATTGTCTCCAAAGACATCAGTAACCAACCACAGCAGCAGCTGTCATTGCCTGAGGTCCTGGAGAGCTTTTATTCCATTACAGTAATAGAAGGAGAGGCAGGTAGTGGGAAAACTGCATTGCTTCGGAAAATAGCAATTCTTTGGGCCTCTGGATGTTGTCCCATACTCAACAGATTCAAGTTAGTTTTTTATTTGTCCCTGAATTCTGGGCAACGTGACCAAAGTCTGGCCGACCTTATCTGCAGTCAGGTAATAGGGCTTAAAGGGACCTTGACTGAAGATTCTCTGAAGAACTTATGTCAAAGTTTAACTAACGAGGTCCTGTTCCTTTTGGATGAGTTTGACAAAATGACTGGGCTTCCTTGTGCAATCGAAGATTTGATTCAAAAGAACTATTTGAACAAACACTGCTTGGTTATTGCAGTTCGTCCTCACCAAGTTAGAGGAATTCGCCAACATGCAAACACTCTTCTCAGTATTTTGGAATTCCCATTAAGTAGCACCCTCTATCTGTTAAGAAAACTATTTTCATACAATGTTCGGCTTTTAGAAGAATTTTTTATTCAATTGTCCTGTGAAGAGACCATGCGTTCCATGCTGAAGACTCCCCTTTTTGTTGCAGCCCTTGCCTCGTACTGGGCTCAGAATCCCAATGGCAATATATTCACTGGCATGGTCATTTTAAAAGCCTACATGCTGTACAGCTTGTTGAAATATCCTCAAGAAATGGATCGCATGAAAGCTGTGATGTCTGCTTGTGGGGAATTAGCTTTACAAGGTCTCTTCAAATCCCTCTTTAACTTCAGTGAGAAAGACCTGTCTGAAGCTGGGGTTAATGGGGAGGAAGCTCTCTACTTTGGATTGCTGAGCAAGTTTACTGCCCAAAGGCTCCAGCCACTCTATAAGTTCTTCCACCTTTCCTTCCAAGAATTTCTTGCAGGACAAAAAATGAGTGAGCTGCTGGCTTCAGATGTACAGGCAGATATAAATAAAGGCCTGGAATACTTGCAGAAAATCAACACGTTCGCAAAAATTAATGGGCGCTACCAATATATTTTGAGATATGCTTGCAGTGAACCATCCAAAGCAGTACCCATAATAATATCCCACCTACTGAATTTACTCGGTTGCAAGACGTCACCTGAAAGCCATTCAGATAATGATATTTATCTGCAGCAAACTCCAGACCTTAATTTAAAGCAATATAAGCTTATCAGCATTGCCTCTACTTTGATTCCAGAATATCATCACTCAAAATTCACCGAAACTGTACTGATATTTGCTACTGAGTTAGCTTATCAAAGCAATATGGTTTCCAGTTGTGCACATATGATTTTAGAGTTTCTGACTGGGAAAGAGGTTCCTTTATATTTGTTGAAAAGTGGATCCATCCATAAATTATGTCTGGATTATCCAGAAAGTTTGTTCTTACCAAGTAGATTTGAGGAAGCCCTTGCAGGAAGGGAGGAATCTATTGATATGGTGGCAGCGGAAAGTGCTTTTCTCAACTTGAAGGTTCCATCAGTCGAACCAATATACACTCAAGCTTTTCAACTCTTCAGTAATGTTAACCAGCAACTAAAAGAAAACTTAGATGATATTAATAGTTTTAGGACCTATAGATGCAGACAGATTCCGGATTCCATAATAACTCCATTTCTTGGTGTGAAAAGCCGTGAGAAGATTCCATATCTGAAATTTGTTTTCAGACATATGACTTCCCTTGAAGCTCCTGATATTCAGAATTTAAAATTGCTCTTCTCATTTTTTGATAATATTGAACTCAATTTGCAAAATTGCAAAGGCCTCCTTGAGAATATCAAGACAGCTATTGAAGAGAACTTGAAGTCTTTTAAAATCTGCAGCTTAAATGATACTGAACTGAATGAGCTGGAGGAAAACCTACTTCTCTCAATGTCTTCACTTGAATCCCTTGACATTAAGTGGAGTGCTTCAGCACCAG TTTCAGAAACACTCTTTGCAAATTTGGACAAATACACATTTTTAAAGGAACTCTCATTGGATCTATCTGACTGCCAGAATATATTTGATACCATCCCAGAGGGGTTCAAAAATCTTCATAACATTGAGAAATTGATCCTCTGTAACATTCAGTTTAAAACAAGTTCTGCCTGGCTCG TTGAACTCATACGGAACTttccaaatctctctctcttccgtTTGCAAAGATCAACTGTTTCTGATATGGGAGCTCTTATGAACGCAATGTCTTCCTGCAAGAAGCTCACTGAAATTCTACTCAATGACTTGAATGTTGGAGATGAAGATCTGTATGCCCTTA CTGCTGTTTTGCCAAATTTTACAGCATTAAAGATATTGAATCTCGCAAGATTATATTTGGAAAACAAGGAAGTATCCACAGCACTGG cATTAGCTTTACGTTCGCTTATGAATTTGGAAGAACTTGTTCTACCAAATGGAGAAGGAATAAGACATGCAGCTAAATTGATTATTCAACAATGTTTCCATTTTCAAAATCTTC caAAAGTAGCTGCtgatggaggttttcaaaaacttGAATTTCTATGCCTCTCAGCCAACCATAAAATTACTGAAGAGAcctggaggaatttctttcaaacatTATCCAACATGCCAGATTTACAAAATATGGATTGTAGTCGCCTTATTACACATCAAATCAAATGCCAAGCAGCAACCGTGAAGTCTTTTGTCCAATGTGTCTCTCGACTGCCCAACCTCAGGTCAATCAGCATGATTGGCTGGTTGTTCGATGAGAAGGATCTCAATATGTTTGAGATTATGAAAGAACAACATCCCCAAGCAAAGGACTTAAACTTAACttggaaatttatattgccatttGCACCTATTATTAATGAATAA